One genomic region from Cryptococcus gattii WM276 chromosome C, complete sequence encodes:
- a CDS encoding uncharacterized protein (Similar to SGTC gene model, INSD accession EAL22193.1), translating to MSQWAQDVPFRWGESRDGWKTKWRQSCFCGKVAFVYDSDPLQVKACHCGNCQKLHGAPYQQAAIFPKSSVRLDTPPDHVRFLTASSDFHPLSSSPTPLPRKISCGSCGCPFMDEGRNMIMAFPPLFEFHRGDGEAGVPSPLRVQSHIFYGQRIVDVVDGKDKWEGHKDESKKMGDHD from the exons ATGTCGCAATGGGCTCAAGACGTGCCATTTCGATGGGGGGAGAGTCGAGATGGCTGGAAAACTAAATGGAGACAAAGCTGTTTCTGCGGCAAAG TGGCTTTCGTATATGATAGTGATCCTTTACAAGTCAAGGCATGTCACTGCGGAAACTGTCAAAAGCTCCATG GGGCTCCTTACCAGCAGGCTGCCATTTTCCCAAAGAGCTCGGTACGGCTTGACACACCTCCGGATCATGTTCGATTTTTGACAGCCTCCTCTGATTTTCACcctctttcttcatcaccGACCCCACTTCCTCGCAAAATTTCATGTGGTTCGTGCGGCTGCCCATTCATGGATGAAGGGAGAAACATGATTATGGCTTTCCCTCCACTTTTCGAATTCCATCGTGGGGATGGTGAAGCTGGCGTCCCCTCACCCTTACGAGTGCAAAGCCACATTTTTTATGGGCAAAGAATTGTCGATGTTGTCGATGGAAAAGACAAATGGGAGGGCCATAAGGACGAAAGTAAAAAGATGGGAGACCACGATTAG
- a CDS encoding cytochrome c oxidase biogenesis-related protein, putative (Similar to TIGR gene model, INSD accession AAW42320.1) has protein sequence MFGLRIGTTTLSASQVVRSANSMPTSRKLSTLIPAFTPRPTLLPSIERPSLISAKKMRPNQLRLLSSASAAPAAVETRLASPADLPLEPLHEPLLQPASTFLDPLVHPLSDALLSIPHPLGYGTTLILLTLIVRTAFTLPVSLWQKKRAKKMQSIIAPEMKAINEHLAETVAKECRKKGVGYAEYLVELRRQLRKAQKAVHKKHNIHPWVTTWAPLMAHIPIFVTLSLTIRRALDLPGSPMASESFLWLDSLGQADGYGILPLVGMAVAFGNAEVVGRRVKDVRDALEGKVSNEKKVGISAAPVPQSRHIPKPESPKGDINARPSPLFARSPPVTTGSSSHNNQTRGLSTSVSLTAQRQTRWKAPTNSLIMGKDNGLVEVGPNDKAPTFSLARQAEFRRSFFAGILRFSAIGFAMIASQMPSGVVLYWFTSLCYSFVQNFFLSVLPQMRLEKQRKEAISN, from the exons ATGTTTGGTCTACGGATAGGGACGACCACTCTCTCTGCGTCCCAAGTCGTTCGTTCAGCGAATTCGATGCCGACCTCCCGGAAGTTATCCACCCTTATTCCTGCCTTTACTCCGAGACCCACTCTACTTCCTTCCATTGAGAGACCTTCACTAATCTCTGCCAAAAAAATGAGGCCGAATCAATTGAGATTGTTGTCATCTGCTTCTGCTGCCCCAGCTGCCGTTGAAACGCGATTGGCTTCCCCGGCCGATTTGCCCCTAGAGCCCCTTCACGAACCCCTTTTGCAGCCAGCCTCCACTTTTCTCGACCCGTTGGTTCATCCCCTCTCAGATGCACTACTGTCTATCCCTCATCCACTGGGATACGGGACGACCCTAATCCTTCTCACTCTCATTGTGCGTACGGCATTCACCTTGCCCGTTTCTCTTTGGCAGAAAAAAAGGGCAAAGAAGATGCAAAGTATTATTGCTCCTGAAATGAAGGCGATTAATGAGCATTTGGCGGAAACGGTTGCGAAAGAATGTAGAAAAAAAGGTGTGGGATACGCGGAATACCTGGTTGAACTTAGACGGCAG CTTCGCAAAGCTCAAAAAGCTGTCCATAAGAAACATAATATTCATCCCTGGGTAACTACGTGGGCGCCATTGATGGCCCACATTCCCATTTTTGTGACCCTATCTCTTACCATTCGTCGTGCACTCGACCTTCCCGGTTCGCCCATGGCATCCGAGAGCTTTTTATGGCTTGACTCTTTGGGACAGGCCGATGGATATGGCATTTTACCTCTAGTTGGTATGGCTGTGGCGTTCGGTAATGCGGAGGTGGTGGGCAGACGAGTGAAGGACGTGAGGGACGCTTTGGAAGGCAAAGTGTCgaatgagaagaaggttggGATCTCTGCGGCACCAGTACCCCAGTCCAGACATATACCTAAACCGGAAAGTCCGAAAGGCGATATCAATGCCCGCCCATCCCCCCTTTTCGCACGCTCTCCTCCTGTCACGACAGGGTCCTCTTCTCACAATAATCAGACTCGAGGGTTGTCCACTTCTGTTTCTTTGACTGCACAGCGTCAGACTAGATGGAAAGCACCGACAAACTCATTAATAATGGGAAAAGATAACGGTCTTGTGGAGGTCGGCCCCAATGATAAGGCGCCTACCTTTTCTCTGGCCAGACAGGCAGAATTCAGAAGATCATTTTTTGCTGGTATTTTGAGGTTCAGCGCCATTGGATTTGCAATGATTGCTAGCCAAATGCCCAGC GGCGTTGTGTTGTACTGGTTCACTTCGCTGTGTTACAGTTTCGTACAAAACTTCTTCCTGAGCGTTTTGCCTCAAATGCGTCTTGAGAAGCAAAGAAAAGAAGCCATCTCAAACTAG
- a CDS encoding uncharacterized protein (Similar to SGTC gene model, INSD accession EAL22191.1; transcription initiation factor TFIID, putative) — MSLALPSRPSFAPKASQALEREALDEADDVDDSDLLDIPHSRKRLVDVDVDPDLEGEKDDDEDEGNDVGVSIGMGTLGVGLAGAVGKEKGKKRDTDDEIEKKGKKRRAETFLLRGQMDEEQARRFDTFSTVAINKNVIKRLNRDLFDQHCPPQLSQVVAGMAKVFVADVIEMAKDLQPHSAHPKGPLQPYHLKLARMCLEEQGMVCSLTHGPASGLRKGKALFRRR, encoded by the exons ATGTCTCTTGCGCTTCCTAGCCGTCCCTCCTTCGCGCCTAAAGCTAGTCAAGCTCTTGAACGAGAAGCTCTCGACGAAGCAGATGATGTCGACGACTCTGATCTCCTTGACATCCCCCATTCGAGGAAGAGATTAGTGGATGTGGATGTTGATCCGGATCTGGAGGGGGAAAAGGATGATGACGAAGACGAAGGAAATGATGTCGGAGTTAGTATCGGAATGGGCACACTAGGAGTGGGTTTAGCCGGTGCGgtgggaaaagaaaagggaaaaaagagggACACAGATGACGAAATTGAAAAAAAAggcaagaagagaagggCCGAGACGTT TCTATTGAGGGGTCAAATGGATGAGGAGCAGGCCAGAAGGTTTGATACCTTTAGCACAGTAGCCATCAACAAGAATGTCATTAAAAGA TTAAATCGCGACCTGTTTGACCAACATTGTCCTCCCCAGTTATCTCAGGTCGTGGCCGGTATGGCCAAGGTATTTGTTGCAGATGTTATAGAAATGG CCAAGGATCTCCAACCCCATTCTGCCCATCCCAAGGGGCCTCTTCAACCGTATCACCTCAAACTGGCGCGGATGTGTCTAGAAGAGCAGGGCATGGTATGTAGCCTTACTCATGGGCCTGCGAGTGGCTTaaggaagggaaaggcGCTATTCAGGAGGAGATGA
- a CDS encoding uncharacterized protein (Similar to TIGR gene model, INSD accession AAW42691.1), with protein sequence MPTKLPRIHTTGWIGLGAMGHPMALNLFLKTNQFYQKVSPSATPSFLFCEHDDSRAESFLRELRSRGGQDLASRAERVGSGKEMVMGASKVFTMLPSTPQVQAVYLDQNNGILAGLSKLPRDIPSLPETLLLSDSSLLSNTVTLEGGVKKEMSSTTDIPSPATNPNHAHTMLIDQTTLDPTVSLSISSLIHDSTSSAALMIDAPVSGGTVAAEKGELTIMFGSPSPMATRLAMPLLQMMAREGGVIECGGSGTGVGVKVCNNLVLASNQIALSEGLALGRSLNIDIALLQSVINTSSGSSWSSRVNPPISSIPGTPASRGYSGGFQTRLMLKDVNLALQAAHKHNLATPLTSASKSIYEAICSDGDGQWAGKDFSVSYEWVTKKQQAAMDMVSKDGLP encoded by the exons ATGCCCACCAAATTGCCTCGTATTCATACCACAGGCTGGATAGGCCTAGGTGCTATGG GTCATCCCATGGCTTTGAATTTGTTTCTAAAAACAAATCAATTTTATCAGAAAGTTAGCCCTTCCGCAACGCcatccttcctcttttGTGAGCATGATGACTCCAGAGCAGAATCTTTTCTACGTGAATTAAGGAGCCGCGGTGGTCAAGATTTAGCAAGCAGGGCTGAGCGCGTGGGGAGTGGAAAAGA AATGGTTATGGGTGCGTCGAAAGTCTTTACGATGCTACCTTCAACTCCTCAGGTTCAAGCGGTTTATCTCGACCAGAACAACGGCATACTGGCGGGCCTGTCAAAGCTACCAAGGGACATTCCTTCTTTGCCCGAAACCCTTTTGTTATCAGACTCTTCGCTACTATCAAACACCGTCACTCTAGAGGGCGGGGTTAAAAAAGAAATGTCATCAACGACCGATATACCCTCTCCTGCTACTAATCCAAACCATGCCCACACGATGCTTATTGACCAAACAACCCTCGATCCCACAGTCTCACTCtccatttcttctctcaTTCATGATTCAACCTCTAGCGCAGCCTTGATGATTGACGCACCTGTATCTGGCGGTACAGTGGCTGCTGAAAAGGGTGAATTGACGATCATGTTTGGATCACCATCTCCTATGGCCACCCGCTTGGCAATGCCACTTCTTCAAATGATGGCAAGAGAAGGGGGTGTAATTGAGTGTGGAGGAAGCGGTACTGGTGTCGGTGTCAAGGTTTGCAACAA CCTTGTATTAGCCTCGAATCAAATAGCTCTATCGGAGGGCCTTGCCTTGGGACGTTCGCTCAACATTGATATTGCTCTCCTTCAAAGCGTGATCAACACGTCCTCGGGTTCCTCTTGGTCATCCCGCGTTAATCCCCCTATTTCTTCAATTCCCGGGACTCCAGCTTCTCGCGGATATTCTGGTGGTTTCCAAACTCGTTTGATGCTCAAAGATGTAAATCTGGCCCTACAAGCTGCCCATAAACATAACCTTGCCACACCATTGACTTCAGCCTCAAAAAGCATCTACGAGGCCATTTGCTCAGATGGGGATGGACAGTGGGCCGGCAAAGATTTCTC TGTTTCGTACGAGTGGGTCACAAAGAAGCAACAAGCAGCTATGGATATGGTCTCGAAAGATGGGTTACCTTAA
- a CDS encoding transcription initiation factor TFIIE alpha subunit, putative (Similar to TIGR gene model, INSD accession AAW42319.1) yields MAEPQLSSDEIQKLCSDLVYQVAYSFYDVPYIIILKMLVQYNVMTEVDLGQRVGLSPNEVRKYMGTLHLHRLVKRHVNREKQVLPEWKKSQLSAQAMRQNNSSNKPQIGDTRTRDVHYWYLDYREFADVTKYRLAMMRKGIDERIKSEVGQRGYQCPQDGSVYDTLDVGHLFDPTTSTFRCEDCQAELIEHDPTIDQENNSSLQDMMQRFNLATAPIRDALKAVEVVTLPSTNVIAWIAQNVKTGVVSVDGQEGAEDSKKFEVVIGGEGEEDKEKLAQAQREQNALPEWYTHSTVTGDATTLGISDINQRAKVAERAKHVGDHETEVEDQALAAHYELLDEEDDVEEVGVDMDEGVQADTFEEGDEAEVEEAPMGESLGKMVFVNGQMKKIEDVTEDDQELMTTEEYEAYAQAMYD; encoded by the exons ATGGCAGAGCCTCAACTCTCCTCAGATGAAATACAAAAACTTTGCTCTGACCTCGTATACCAAGTCGCATACTCCTTCTACGATGTCCCCTatatcatcatcctcaaaaTGCTTGTTCAGTATAACGT GATGACAGAAGTCGATTTGGGTCAAAGGGTAGGGCTTTCCCCAAATGAAGTTAGGAAATACATGGGTACTCTGCACCTTCATCGGCTCGTAAAGCGGCATGTCAACCGCGAAAAGCAAGTCCTTCCCGAGTGGAAAAAATCTCAGCTTTCAGCCCAAGCTATGCGCCAAAATAACTCTTCTAACAAACCGCAAATCGGCGATACCCGTACCCGTGATGTCCACTACTGGTATCTTGACTACCGTGAATTCGCCGATGTCACAAAATATCGACTTGCAATGATGCGTAAAGGGATTGACGAGCGAATAAAGAGCGAAGTCGGGCAGAGGGGATACCAGTGCCCTCAGGATGGGAGCGTGTATGACACGCTCGATGTGGGACATCTCTTTGACCCAACAACAAGTACATTCAGGTGTGAAGACTGCCAAGCGGAATTGATTGAACACGACCCCACAATAGACCAGGAAAACAATTCGTCTCTCCAAGATATGATGCAACGATTCAACCTTGCCACCGCACCCATAAGGGATGCGCTCAAGGCTGTCGAAGTGGTCACTCTTCCCAGCACCAACGTCATTGCATGGATTGCGCAGAATGTTAAGACGGGCGTGGTCAGCGTGGACGGACAAGAGGGCGCAGAGGATAGCAAAAAGTTCGAAGTTGTCATTGGAGGGGAAGGCGAGGAGGACAAAGAGAAACTTGCACAAGCGCAAAGAGAACAGAATGCTCTGCCAGAATGGTATACTCATTCTACTGTCACGGGCGATGCCACTACTCTTGGGATCAGCGATATAAACCAAAGAGCGAAAGTCGCCGAGAGAGCCAAACATGTCGGCGACCACGAGACGGAGGTCGAAGATCAGGCCCTCGCTGCTCACTATGAACTTttggatgaagaggatgatgttGAGGAAGTCGGGGTTGATATGGATGAAGGGGTTCAGGCGGATACTTTtgaggagggagatgaagcggaagtggaagaggcGCCAATGGGAGAAAGTCTAGGAAAGATGGTCTTCG TCAATGGTCAAATGAAGAAAATAGAGGACGTCACGGAAGACGATCAGGAGCTGATGACTACTGAAGAATACGAG GCATACGCGCAAGCCATGTATGACTAA
- a CDS encoding uncharacterized protein (Similar to TIGR gene model, INSD accession AAW42318.1), with protein sequence MPRSPSPPLRLPRRPFIEDSPQRFRDRDPRDDYRYRGEPSRYRSPAGFDRDRRDPRDRDWRDRDAERDYDRGSRFGGRQSWYARDRDAERMRERDDRDRIRSPLPARPGFTLTDRDERPREPREGSTKTRSEGTPEEGQITSPVVAAPTISGLPPRPRSPPRSPPRRRSRSPPPFRRFERDSWRDRERDRERDRFYRRRSPSPYSPIRRRRRSPSVSSASTPSRSSRFSPIKRGISPTERSRRTRSPMSEKPQRLTSPEPRSPEEPSRPLSRTSVSGPTRPQTPTSLPPTLSTPQPPVPSLAHAQPSSTPSVSTFPKRPPPTGPRSERLGLAPPSGPRALAHLYGGRPAAPRVPYATPIAGLSGANPTPTATVKNDFQESTNPETPSATLQAHAPPTGPSSGRLSWSERKNVLSQPHPTPTSEQISGVNPYAPLPSRNGQVAHRQGGSSPPVPAPHSSSSVSTTPLPPVLTPAAEEPTNVKESVVAEEELAEMKAKEEKARILAELPPVLIGFGTATWETELASHIHHYTSLVQNTLRFQAAQRLAAASLADAEAERIAAIERSKICDEQLMSGTLGGGIIGGI encoded by the exons ATGCCTCGCTCGCCCTCCCCGCCGCTGCGTCTTCCCCGCCGTCCCTTTATTGAGGACAGCCCGCAACGCTTTAGAGATCGCGATCCGAGAGACGACTATCGTTACCGCGGTGAGCCTTCAAGATATCGAAGCCCCGCTGGTTTCGACAGAGATCGCAGGGACCCGAGAGACCGCGATTGGCGTGATAGGGATGCTGAAAGGGACTATGATAGAGGCTCGAGATTTGGAGGGCGTCAGAGCTGGTATGCAAGAGACAGGGACGCagagaggatgagggaaagagatgatAGGGATCGAATAAGGAGCCCTTTGCCTGCTCGACCAGGCTTTACTCTCACCGATAGAGACGAACGGCCGCGAGAGCCAAGAGAAGGATCGACGAAGACCAGGTCTGAAGGGACGCCGGAAGAAGGGCAGATAACGTCTCCTGTGGTGGCGGCACCTACGATTTCAGGTTTGCCGCCAAGACCGCGTTCTCCTCCTCGCTCGCCGCCTCGAAGGCGGTCGAGGTCTCCACCGCCTTTTAGGCGGTTTGAGAGGGACTCCTGGAGGGATAGAGAACGGGACAGAGAGAGGGATCGGTTCTATCGACGACGATCGCCTTCACCATATTCCCCTATacgtcgtcgtcgtcgttCACCATCCGTATCAAGTGCGTCGACGCCCTCACGTTCTTCCCGCTTTTCTCCCATCAAGCGTGGGATATCTCCCACAGAACGAAGCAGGCGTACACGTTCTCCCATGTCTGAAAAACCACAGCGCCTCACGTCACCCGAGCCAAGGTCGCCCGAAGAGCCGTCTCGGCCTCTCTCACGAACATCCGTATCAGGACCCACTCGTCCCCAAACACCAacttctcttcctcctaCCTTGTCAACCCCACAGCCACCTGTTCCATCTCTAGCTCATGCTCAGCCATCATCAACTCCATCAGTCTCTACTTTCCCTAAACGTCCTCCTCCCACAGGGCCCCGCTCTGAACGTCTCGGTCTGGCACCGCCTTCAGGTCCGCGTGCACTCGCCCATCTTTACGGAGGACGTCCTGCCGCCCCAAGGGTTCCATATGCAACTCCCATTGCCGGTCTATCTGGTGCAAACCCGACGCCCACAGCAACCGTGAAGAATGACTTCCAAGAGAGTACAAATCCTGAAACACCGAGTGCTACTCTTCAGGCCCATGCTCCTCCTACTGGGCCCAGTTCGGGGAGGCTGTCATGGTCTGAAAGGAAGAACGTGCTGTCTCAGCCTCATCCAACACCTACGTCGGAGCAGATATCAGGCGTCAACCCTTATGCGCCCTTACCTTCTCGTAACGGACAGGTTGCTCATCGACAAGGAGGCTCTTCGCCGCCTGTACCTGCCCCAcattcatcttcatcagTGTCAACAACACCGCTTCCACCAGTCTTGACACCGGCTGCAGAAGAACCTACAAATGTGAAAGAATCAGTGGTCGCCGAAGAAGAGTTAGCAGAAATGaaagcaaaagaagaaaaggcaaGAATATTGGCAGAGCTTCCCCCTGTTTTGATTGGATTCGGAACTGCGACATGGGAAACTGAA TTGGCGTCACACATACATCATTACACGTCACTCGTTCAGAATACTCTCCGTTTCCAAGCCGCCCAAAGGCTTGCCGCAGCGAGTTTGGCCGATGCAGAAGCCGAGAGAATCGCCGCGATAGAACGAAGTAAAATCTGTGATGAGCAGTTAATGTCGGGTACCTTGGGTGGGGGGATTATTGGTGGGATTTGA